The following are encoded in a window of Primulina eburnea isolate SZY01 chromosome 4, ASM2296580v1, whole genome shotgun sequence genomic DNA:
- the LOC140831089 gene encoding uncharacterized protein isoform X2: protein MAEKVGGGVGGGGRAEVVKGKGCSRLFVEFSSSFRGIQSFSLEPMSPGSTVSVISKYPVKSHGPLSGLVICVTGLSKETRKQVKEATERLGGQYSPHLHARCTHLVVQSFCGHKFEHALRHGPANGLFLVSIKWFVDSVKSNVRLDESFYRMGVQNDYQTRVDKNLIAEDGCLPADVPAELHRRVAEALSVEGATPSQWFVGYNASLVICEGPSVTKYLGHLSYLVTPQWVLKSAKEKCQQRLVHLSSDLAQYLEVVLEAFRGGVSKEEVKKVSSPRNVPSPMIKTSREERQMKVNLAKDGVRKRRNQKMKTCQDPLGPITPSRLLDSISWSISEPTSTASKHRDSSMFDNSIADQGSFFFDGKESQTSLVNLSRLLTESEKFELVFKSHFLTVMFPVDRFSELGPRSKTFFSSNGFTCLQILDHIHSFYQEHMSDEEIELAIHTDSRHADRLRSAYSGSLEFKRIDFLGNRNRFEMLKHVSGDNFSNVYELLIRA from the exons ATGGCTGAAAAAGTGGGCGGTGGTGTTGGTGGGGGAGGAAGGGCGGAAGTGGTGAAAGGCAAGGGATGTTCCAGGTTGTTTGTGGAATTTTCTTCCTCATTCAGGGGCATCCAGTCTTTTTCATTGGAGCCCATGTCTCCAGGTTCAACTGTCTCTGTAATTTCTAAATATCCCGTGAAATCACACGGACCATTATCTGGTCTTGTCATTTGTGTTACGGGGCTCTCTAAAG AAACAAGGAAACAGGTCAAGGAAGCAACCGAGAGATTGGGAGGTCAATATAGTCCTCATCTCCATGCTCGGTGCACACATTTGGTGGTTCAA AGTTTTTGTGGACATAAATTTGAGCATGCTCTCAGACATGGACCAGCAAATGGTCTGTTCCTGGTTTCAATCAAATGGTTTGTGGATAGCGTTAAGAGTAATG TTAGGTTGGATGAATCATTCTACAGAATGGGTGTCCAAAATGATTACCAGACGCGAGTTGATAAGAATTTGATTGCTGAGGATGGTTGTCTCCCAGCAG ATGTCCCAGCTGAACTTCATCGGAGG GTCGCTGAAGCTCTATCTGTAGAAGGTGCTACACCGAGCCAATGGTTTGTTGGCTACAATGCAAGTCTTGTCATATGTGAAGGGCCTTCAGTTACAAAATATCTGGGCCATTTGAGTTATCTTGTTACA CCACAATGGGTTCTGAAGTCTGCAAAAGAAAAATGTCAGCAGAGGCTTGTTCACTTATCATCCGATTTGGCTCAGTATTTGGAAGTTGTGCTCGAGGCTTTCCGTGGTGGTGTTTCAAAGGAG GAAGTTAAGAAAGTATCTAGCCCCAGAAATGTTCCTAGTCCCATGATTAAAACTAGCCGTGAAGAAAGGCAAATGAAAGTGAACCTGGCTAAAGATGGGGTCAGAAAGCGCCGGAATCAGAAAATGAAG ACATGTCAAGATCCACTAGGACCGATAACCCCCAGCAGGCTTTTAGATTCCATAAGCTGGTCAATATCCGAGCCAACCTCGACAGCTTCTAAACATAGGGACTCTTCCATGTTTGACAACAGCATTGCTGATCAAGGATCCTTTTTCTTTGACGGAAAGGAATCTCAGACATCATTAGTGAACTTATCCCGTTTGCTCACAGAAAG TGAGAAGTTCGAGTTAGTTTTCAAAAGCCATTTCCTCACTGTAATGTTTCCAGTTGATCGATTTTCCGAGTTGGGCCCTCGGTCAAAAACATTCTTCAGCAGTAATGGCTTCACATGTTTGCAGATCTTGGATCATATCCATTCATTTTACCAG GAGCATATGTCTGACGAGGAAATCGAACTTGCCATCCACACCGACTCTAGACATGCTGACAGGCTACGGTCTGCTTACTCTGGTTCCCTTGAGTTCAAAAGGATTGATTTTCTTGGCAACCGAAACAGATTTGAAATGTTGAAACATGTATCCGGTGATAACTTTAGTAATGTTTACGAGCTGTTGATCAGAGCATAA
- the LOC140831089 gene encoding uncharacterized protein isoform X1, with amino-acid sequence MAEKVGGGVGGGGRAEVVKGKGCSRLFVEFSSSFRGIQSFSLEPMSPGSTVSVISKYPVKSHGPLSGLVICVTGLSKETRKQVKEATERLGGQYSPHLHARCTHLVVQSFCGHKFEHALRHGPANGLFLVSIKWFVDSVKSNVRLDESFYRMGVQNDYQTRVDKNLIAEDGCLPAGLVNHSTQLDKIEGPLLRFPERDTKSLSFCSGRSFYIDVDVPAELHRRVAEALSVEGATPSQWFVGYNASLVICEGPSVTKYLGHLSYLVTPQWVLKSAKEKCQQRLVHLSSDLAQYLEVVLEAFRGGVSKEEVKKVSSPRNVPSPMIKTSREERQMKVNLAKDGVRKRRNQKMKTCQDPLGPITPSRLLDSISWSISEPTSTASKHRDSSMFDNSIADQGSFFFDGKESQTSLVNLSRLLTESEKFELVFKSHFLTVMFPVDRFSELGPRSKTFFSSNGFTCLQILDHIHSFYQEHMSDEEIELAIHTDSRHADRLRSAYSGSLEFKRIDFLGNRNRFEMLKHVSGDNFSNVYELLIRA; translated from the exons ATGGCTGAAAAAGTGGGCGGTGGTGTTGGTGGGGGAGGAAGGGCGGAAGTGGTGAAAGGCAAGGGATGTTCCAGGTTGTTTGTGGAATTTTCTTCCTCATTCAGGGGCATCCAGTCTTTTTCATTGGAGCCCATGTCTCCAGGTTCAACTGTCTCTGTAATTTCTAAATATCCCGTGAAATCACACGGACCATTATCTGGTCTTGTCATTTGTGTTACGGGGCTCTCTAAAG AAACAAGGAAACAGGTCAAGGAAGCAACCGAGAGATTGGGAGGTCAATATAGTCCTCATCTCCATGCTCGGTGCACACATTTGGTGGTTCAA AGTTTTTGTGGACATAAATTTGAGCATGCTCTCAGACATGGACCAGCAAATGGTCTGTTCCTGGTTTCAATCAAATGGTTTGTGGATAGCGTTAAGAGTAATG TTAGGTTGGATGAATCATTCTACAGAATGGGTGTCCAAAATGATTACCAGACGCGAGTTGATAAGAATTTGATTGCTGAGGATGGTTGTCTCCCAGCAGGTTTGGTAAATCATTCCACTCAACTTGACAAGATTGAAGGTCCACTATTAAGATTTCCAGAACGGGATACTAAAAGTCTTTCATTTTGTTCTGGCCGATCCTTTTATATCGACGTAGATGTCCCAGCTGAACTTCATCGGAGG GTCGCTGAAGCTCTATCTGTAGAAGGTGCTACACCGAGCCAATGGTTTGTTGGCTACAATGCAAGTCTTGTCATATGTGAAGGGCCTTCAGTTACAAAATATCTGGGCCATTTGAGTTATCTTGTTACA CCACAATGGGTTCTGAAGTCTGCAAAAGAAAAATGTCAGCAGAGGCTTGTTCACTTATCATCCGATTTGGCTCAGTATTTGGAAGTTGTGCTCGAGGCTTTCCGTGGTGGTGTTTCAAAGGAG GAAGTTAAGAAAGTATCTAGCCCCAGAAATGTTCCTAGTCCCATGATTAAAACTAGCCGTGAAGAAAGGCAAATGAAAGTGAACCTGGCTAAAGATGGGGTCAGAAAGCGCCGGAATCAGAAAATGAAG ACATGTCAAGATCCACTAGGACCGATAACCCCCAGCAGGCTTTTAGATTCCATAAGCTGGTCAATATCCGAGCCAACCTCGACAGCTTCTAAACATAGGGACTCTTCCATGTTTGACAACAGCATTGCTGATCAAGGATCCTTTTTCTTTGACGGAAAGGAATCTCAGACATCATTAGTGAACTTATCCCGTTTGCTCACAGAAAG TGAGAAGTTCGAGTTAGTTTTCAAAAGCCATTTCCTCACTGTAATGTTTCCAGTTGATCGATTTTCCGAGTTGGGCCCTCGGTCAAAAACATTCTTCAGCAGTAATGGCTTCACATGTTTGCAGATCTTGGATCATATCCATTCATTTTACCAG GAGCATATGTCTGACGAGGAAATCGAACTTGCCATCCACACCGACTCTAGACATGCTGACAGGCTACGGTCTGCTTACTCTGGTTCCCTTGAGTTCAAAAGGATTGATTTTCTTGGCAACCGAAACAGATTTGAAATGTTGAAACATGTATCCGGTGATAACTTTAGTAATGTTTACGAGCTGTTGATCAGAGCATAA
- the LOC140831090 gene encoding endoribonuclease Dicer homolog 3a: protein MESAEETKENPLKRISEAMSTLPENEPMDIDFSLERTDYQMKVVTAAMKRNTIAVLETGVGKIMMSVMLIKEIGESLNNNIGDKKLILFLSPTVHLVHQQCKEIKSHTKLEVEEYYGAKGVDDWNAETWQNQIKEHDVLVMTPQILLDALRKSFLNFETFCLIVLDECHHTTGNHPYAKIMKEFYHKSINRPKIFGMTASPVIRKGVSSIKDSGEQIMELESLLDSRVYTTEDTMELDEFIWAPKQTCRFYEPLLPPPMEVIVKLESSLHKFDAVLLDTQRLTTEYKDIDNKYKTLRETLADDYAKILFCLRNLGFICAYEAVKVCLENVPKVLEKCELYSKSITQYESYLQEALSIIEESCTGEHKRLVDVVNGGSYAADIGLISSKLHELLEIFRTFGKTAEVLCIVFFERIIAAEVIERVIKKVTDLSHVNVTYITGSNSAVGGLSPKSQNEALESLHSGKVNLLFSTDVVEEGYQVPKCSYVVYFDLPKTVCSYVQSPAQVHLKDSQYIILLESGNNKQIDHASFITRSEISTAPTGMNRDPDGCVIETSIMNEEAMYSVNVTGASVTADSSISLIDRYCKKLPRDKYFVPEPKFEFLQEGNLYRCKLVLPPNAAFQTMIGLEATNCHMSKQLVCLDACKKLHVMGDLNDHLLPYSEDSPKKDCMNDVQVISSGAGTTKRKELHGSVGIRMLSGTLGVKLDDATFYAYKMDFSCNITEEKFSSFVLLLESKIDGDVGNIEVELYLIAKFVRSSVSFSGLTNLDAKQVAKAKCFQELMFNSLFGKLFVKSSSGQRRVLLNNEESLWDLSNNYLLLPLDSVDKASQECVMINWTGIDSCVSAVEFLKKNDWLNLQQSEAIDKSSSAHMRDSVVTELDGNVIHLANRSASVDNLKGMIVVAIHTGRIYSILDAVADTSAESPFERGSDTNYLSFADYYKKKYKILLKYPEQPLLLLKQSHNSHNLLVDFRNEGGGKIVVQKPQQPARIPPELLVGTDLRTDVMKSFYLLPSLMHRMGSLMLASQLREEIAHHTGELNIPSSVILEALTTLRCMERFSMERLELLGDAVLKYAVSCHLFLKYPKKHEGQLSSHRSRIVSNSALHKVGVDRKLQEYIRDCAFDPRQWTAPGQRSIWPSPCNHFVDTREVPLDDKFFTEDVKIMVGKTCNRGHRWMGSKTISDCVEALIGAYYVGGGLTAALSLMKWLGIETGCEPSLIDDAIKAASLHSYAPHIEAINILESKIGYKFNVKGLLLEAITHATKGVDHCYQRLEFLGDSVLDILVTRHLYENHKDIDPGELTDLRSASVNNNNFAFAAVRHNLQPHLLHGSECLGDQISSFVKSVSGMSSMTLTPENIAPKVLGDLFESIVGAILIDSKLDLDEVWKVVEPLLSPIVTPEKLELPPFRELIELCDSLGYFVKENYTPKGDVIHAELSLQLEDVLLNGQGSGPNRKAARGMAALRLLKKSEARGISFSQRKNHQPDQGSDVNIRSSTCSEGSDSVARKKHKITQLQPNILSDPLNRESTEKASYSKDVDIPVLPPINMKKGGPRTSLHGLCKKLQWPLPSFDTMEQKSRTLIDFGNIKGFNSFESEISLAIPDFGVIKLTGEARADKKSSFDSAALLMMYELERLGKIIISE from the exons ATGGAATCTGCAGAGGAAACGAAGGAAAACCCATTAAAGAGAATTTCTGAAGCAATGAGTACTCTACCTGAAAATGAACCCATGGATATAGACTTTTCCCTCGAACGAACGGA TTATCAAATGAAGGTTGTTACCGCGGCAATGAAAAGAAATACCATTGCTGTTTTGGAAACTGGGGTTGGAAAAATCATGATGTCGGTAATGTTGATTAAGGAGATTGGAGAATCGTTGAATAATAATATTGGCGACAAAAAATTGATACTTTTCCTATCACCCACTGTACATCTTGTACATCAG CAATGTAAGGAGATAAAATCACATACAAAGCTTGAAGTGGAGGAATACTATGGGGCTAAAGGGGTTGATGATTGGAATGCAGAGACTTGGCAAAATCAAATCAAAGAGCACGAT GTATTGGTCATGACACCTCAAATTTTACTGGATGCTTTGAGGAAATCATTCTTGAATTTTGAAACATTTTGCTTGATTGTGCTAGATGAATGTCATCATACGACTGGTAATCACCCTTATGCGAAAATAATGAAG GAATTTTATCACAAATCTATAAATAGGCCCAAGATTTTCGGGATGACCGCTTCTCCAGTGATTAGAAAAG GTGTCTCGTCCATCAAAGATTCTGGGGAGCAAATAATGGAGCTTGAATCTCTCTTGGATTCACGG GTTTATACTACAGAGGATACAATGGAACTTGATGAATTTATCTGGGCACCAAAGCAGACATGCAGATTTTATGAGCCGCTACTGCCTCCCCCTATGGAAGTGATAGTAAAACTAGAATCTTCATTACATAAG TTTGATGCTGTTTTGCTTGACACGCAAAGGTTGACGACTGAGTACAAAGACATAGACAATAAGTATAAGACACTGAGAGAGACACTGGCAGATGATTATGCAAAAATTTTGTTTTGCCTGAGAAATCTTGGGTTTATATGTGCTTATGAG GCTGTTAAAGTCTGCCTAGAGAATGTTCCTAAGGTTCTAGAGAAGTGTGAATTATATAGCAAAAGTATTACACAATATGAAAGTTATCTTCAAGAGGCTCTGTCAATTATCGAAGAATCATGCACAGGGG AGCATAAAAGGCTTGTAGATGTTGTAAATGGCGGGTCATATGCTGCAGACATTGGCCTAATATCTTCAAAACTACATGAGCTACTCGAAATATTTAGAACATTTGG AAAAACAGCGGAAGTCCTTTGTATTGTATTTTTTGAAAGAATAATTGCTGCTGAAGTGATTGAAAGAGTGATAAAGAAGGTTACAGATCTGTCCCATGTTAATGTTACATATATAACTGGAAGTAACTCTGCAGTTGGTGGACTCTCACCAAAATCACAGAATGAAGCACTAGAATCACTTCATTCTGGGAAG GTCAATCTTTTATTTTCAACTGATGTGGTTGAAGAGGGATATCAAGTGCCCAAATGCTCCTATGTCGTTTATTTTGATCTACCAAAAACTGTTTGTAGTTATGTTCAGTCACCGGCACAAGTTCATCTAAAGGATTCTCAATACATCATCTTGCTTGAAAG TGGAAACAACAAGCAAATCGATCATGCGTCCTTCATTACCAGGAGTGAGATTTCTACGGCACCTACAGGCATGAATAGGGATCCTGATGGTTGCGTGATAGAAACTTCTATTATGAATGAAGAAGCTATGTATTCTGTAAATGTGACTGGAGCATCGGTGACTGCAGATTCTAGCATCAGTCTTATAGATAGATACTGCAAAAAACTCCCCAGAGACAA ATACTTCGTTCCAGAACCAAAATTTGAGTTTTTGCAGGAGGGTAACTTGTACAGGTGTAAACTTGTTTTACCTCCCAATGCGGCCTTTCAAACTATGATTGGTCTTGAAGCTACCAATTGCCATATGTCTAAACAGCTTGTTTGCTTGGATGCGTGTAAGAAGTTGCACGTGATGGGAGATCTTAATGATCATCTTCTTCCTTATAGTGAAGACTCTCCGAAGAAAGACTGCATGAATGATGTCCAAGTAATATCTTCAGGGGCAG GAACAACAAAGAGAAAGGAGTTACACGGTTCAGTTGGCATACGCATGTTGTCTGGAACTTTGGGAGTTAAACTTGATGATGCCACTTTTTATGCTTACAAAATGGACTTTTCTTGTAACATTACTGAAGAGAAATTTTCCAGTTTTGTGCTTCTATTGGAGTCAAAGATTGACGGTGATGTGGGAAACATTGAAGTGGAATTGTACTTGATTGCAAAATTTGTTAGATCTTCTGTGTCGTTTTCCGGTCTTACAAATTTGGATGCTAAACAG GTGGCAAAAGCAAAATGCTTTCAAGAACTGATGTTTAATAGTTTATTTGGCAAACTGTTTGTTAAATCATCATCCGGACAGAGGAGGGTTTTGCTTAACAATGAGGAATCCTTATGGGATTTgtctaataattatttactATTACCCCTGGACTCAGTGGATAAGGCCAGTCAGGAATGTGTGATGATTAACTGGACAGGGATTGATTCTTGTGTTTCAGCAgtagaatttttgaaaaaaaatgattGGTTAAATTTGCAGCAATCTGAAGCCATTGACAAAAGCTCATCAGCTCACATGAGAGATTCGGTTGTTACTGAATTAGATGGCAACGTGATTCACTTGGCCAACAGATCTGCTTCTGTGGACAACCTCAAGGGGATGATAGTTGTTGCCATTCATACTGGAAGAATTTATTCTATTTTGGATGCTGTTGCTGATACCTCTGCTGAAAGCCCATTTGAGAGAGGCTCTGACACAAACTATTTATCTTTTGCTGATTATTATAAGAAAAA GTATAAAATTCTTCTAAAATATCCAGAGCAGCCTCTGTTACTTCTAAAGCAGAGCCACAATTCACACAATCTTCTTGTGGACTTTCGAAACGAAG GTGGTGGGAAAATTGTTGTGCAAAAGCCACAACAACCTGCACGCATACCGCCAGAACTTCTCGTTGGAACTGACCTCAGAACAGATGTAATGAAGTCATTCTACTTGTTACCTTCACTAATGCACCGAATGGGGTCTTTGATGTTGGCCAGCCAGCTTAGGGAAGAAATAGCACATCATACTGGCGAATTAAATATACCAAGCTCGGTG ATTTTGGAAGCTCTCACTACACTAAGATGTATGGAACGTTTCTCCATGGAGAGGTTGGAATTACTCGGAGATGCAGTTTTAAAGTATGCTGTAAGCTGCCACCTCTTTCTCAAGTATCCAAAGAAGCACGAAGGACAATTATCTTCTCATCGTTCCAGGATTGTTAGTAATTCAGCACTTCATAAAGTCGGAGTCGATCGCAAGTTGCAG GAATATATACGAGATTGTGCATTTGATCCACGTCAGTGGACCGCTCCAGGACAGCGCTCAATATGGCCTTCTCCATGCAATCACTTTGTGGATACAAGGGAGGTTCCTTTGGATGACAAATTTTTCACCGAGGATGTAAAAATAATGGTTGGTAAAACGTGCAATAGAGGTCATCGATGGATGGGTTCAAAGACCATATCTGACTGTGTTGAAGCTCTAATTGGAGCATATTATGTTGGTGGCGGGTTAACTGCTGCCCTTAGTTTGATGAAGTGGCTAGGCATAGAGACTGGATGCGAGCCTTCATTGATAGATGATGCCATTAAAGCCGCTTCTCTACATTCTTATGCTCCACATATTGAAGCTATCAACATTCTAGAGTCGAAGATTGGCTATAAATTTAATGTCAAGGGATTGTTGCTAGAGGCCATAACTCATGCAACTAAAGGTGTTGACCATTGTTACCAG CGGCTGGAATTTCTGGGCGACTCTGTACTGGACATACTTGTCACGAGGCACCTTTATGAGAATCATAAAGATATCGATCCAGGGGAGTTGACAGATTTACGTTCCGCATCTGTGAATAATAACAACTTTGCATTTGCCGCTGTGAGACACAACCTTCAACCACACCTTCTGCATGGTTCAGAGTGTCTCGGAGATCAAATATCTTCATTTGTCAAGTCTGTTTCTGGTATGAGCAGCATGACATTAACACCGGAAAACATAGCTCCTAAG GTACTTGGCGACTTGTTTGAAAGTATAGTTGGGGCTATTCTTATTGATTCTAAACTAGATTTGGATGAAGTTTGGAAGGTTGTTGAACCGCTTCTATCACCGATTGTGACTCCTGAAAAGCTTGAACTTCCTCCTTTCCGCGAGCTAATTGAGTTATGCGACTCTCTTGGTTACTTTGTCAAAGAAAATTATACTCCAAAAGGAGATGTCATACATGCAGAACTTAGTTTACAGCTTGAAGATGTGCTCTTGAATGGGCAAGGTTCTGGGCCCAACAGGAAAGCTGCAAGGGGGATGGCAGCTCTTCGTTTGTTGAAGAAATCAGAG GCCAGAGGAATTTCATTTTCCCAGCGTAAAAATCACCAGCCGGATCAGGGCTCTGATGTTAACATCAGATCCTCGACATGCAGTGAAGGTTCTGATTCTGTAGCACGCAAAAAGCACAAGATAACTCAGTTGCAGCCAAATATTCTAAGTGATCCATTGAACAGGGAATCCACTGAAAAAGCCAGTTATTCTAAAGATGTTGACATTCCCG TGCTGCCTCCAATTAACATGAAGAAAGGAGGCCCCCGTACCTCACTTCACGGCCTCTGCAAGAAACTTCAATGGCCATTGCCTTCTTTTGACACCATGGAGCAAAAATCAAG GACTCTCATTGACTTTGGCAACATAAAAGGCTTCAATAGTTTTGAGTCAGAAATCAGTCTTGCTATACCAGATTTCGGCGTCATTAAACTCACAGGGGAAGCGAGGGCTGATAAGAAGAGTTCATTTGACTCAGCTGCACTTCTGATGATGTATGAACTGGAGAGACTGGGGAAGATTATTATTAGTGAATAG